The genomic interval GTTGATCTCGGCGCGATACTTGGGCACTCCAAACGGACACGCCAACACGCAGTTCGAGCAGCCGATGCAGCGCGGCTTGAGCGAGCTTTGCACCACGCCGTCTGGCGTCTTCTTGATGGCGTCAGCCGGACATACCTGCGCGCAGATCGGATCTTCGCAATGCATGCAGACCTGCGGCGCAGTCTGGACGCTGTCCGGACGCATGATCGTCTCCAGGTGGATCATGGAGACGCCGCGGTGGGTATCGCACTCTTCGCACGCCTGCACGCAAGCCTTGCAGCCGATGCAGCGCGAATAATCGATGAAGAACTCCATCTCGTTCATCGCACGC from Terriglobales bacterium carries:
- a CDS encoding 4Fe-4S dicluster domain-containing protein is translated as MNEMEFFIDYSRCIGCKACVQACEECDTHRGVSMIHLETIMRPDSVQTAPQVCMHCEDPICAQVCPADAIKKTPDGVVQSSLKPRCIGCSNCVLACPFGVPKYRAEINQMMKCDMCYDRTSVGKRPMCATVCPSGALTYTTRENIERTRQGLAINEWQFGGEVVRTKVNVLVPRSVERIDVGLEQIGIRHTNEYDVAALLSGD